Genomic DNA from Papaver somniferum cultivar HN1 unplaced genomic scaffold, ASM357369v1 unplaced-scaffold_29, whole genome shotgun sequence:
CTCGTATCTTCTATTCTTATTGTTTGTGGGATGGTTTGCGTTTTGAATCAGGAGATGTTTCGGGTAGCAGCAAAGGCTGTCATTCTTGGCTCTAAGCCTGccatgaagataatgaagaaaaTCAAGCAGAAAGGAACTCCCCTTAAACTCTTAAGTAGCAGGACTGCTCTTATTGATTTTACACCAGCTACTGAAGTTTCTAAGTACAAAGGTCAACCTATTCAAACTGCGAGTGGGATTCGGGGAAAGGTTAAGAAGGTTTGTGATAAGCGTAGATTAAATATAGTTCTCTATTGTCTATCTAGATTACAGAGCCACAGGTTTCGATCCATTTGCTTTTGTGATACTATAATTCATGAAAGAATGCACTTTATGGTGGTCGTTCCTAACTAAAGTCAAATATATGATGTATCGTTTCTATGTTTTCCACAGCTGTTTGGTATGCTAGAgtttgatttgaactgtttctCCAAGTGAATGTTCAAATTGTATATTCTCTTTGGTTGATCTGTTTTCGGCTTATCGGGAGCTCCCGCGTTAGTCTGAACTTTTCCCTTTGTGTTTCTAATGTTATTGGCATTGGGCAGGCCTCAAAAAGAGAGGGGATTGCCAAATGTGCATTCAAGTACAGAATTGGTATGGGTGATATTGTTTTCATGCGTGTGTGGCGTCAAGTTGAGGCTCCTCGCTTCTTCAACCTGTTATCAACTGCGGTGGAACCATGTGATTCTATTGTTCCTGTTAACAAGGATTCACTCAAAAAGGTAATTTTTTAATCTGAAGTTAGATGGTTAATGCTTACGAATTATGCCTGACCTCTCTTTTGTCGAAAATCTCAGGATGACCCTTCTCAGAGGCAGGTTGAACTTGAACAACGTCGTGGTGTGGACATTATTGATGGGGAGCCTCTCTCGTATTCATGTTCAAGTCCTCTAACACTCCTCTACAATATTAAGAATATGGTATGACCTCCTAGGCTCTTTTAGTCCTTTCCATAATCACCTGTCCAAACCCCCTGTTAAAATAGTCAAATTCTCAGCTCCTTTCGGTATTGAAATATTCAATATTTGCTGGGATTGCCTGATAGGTAATTCAGATTACCTATATCCCATATATGAAAGTATAATGCAGAGCTATGGCTCTTATGGTCCTTCTAGGTCAGATTTTGCACTGTTGAACTTTCTGCAACTTCTTGTAAGTTGTACCTGCTGCCTGTTATTGATTTTAAACATACTGCTAGTCAGTAGTTAGTTGTAGAATGAGGTATTATTTGAGAATTATCAGAGAGGAAAACATCCTCACCATATGTCGGGGGTTGATGATTTTCATGTGTCACCTTACTGTAGTGCAAAACTTGGTTCCTATCTTTATTGCTTTCCTTCTGGCGATGGCTTGTGTAGCTGATTCTGTTAATGTGGTGTTCATTCTGCAGAATAAAAATAAGAGGGAAATCAAGAAGGAGAAAAATGTGGAGATATCCGAGGAAGAGCAGAAAGCGTATGAACGACGAGCAAAAATGTCCAGAAGACACCAAGTGGAGTTCGAGATACCATATAAGAACGGTCTTCCTATGATGCTCTTACAGGAGTGAAGGATGCCAATGAGATAGTGGTTAAATGATATAGTACGTAAGTTATTGAAGTTTTAAATGGCTAGGATTTTGGAATTCGTTGTGAATTCTCTGTCTAGTTGGGTTGTAGACCTATGTAATAGGAATAATTTGAGATTCGAGGTATTAATGTTGTATGAATTTATGACTGGAATGGATTGGTTCATTTGGTTGCCTTGAGCTGACAAAGGCCATAACTAAGTTTGGAATTAGTAATTGTGCTTGTGTAACGAGAGGTCCTTTCTTCCCAGCCCAATTTGAATTAATTTATCCCATTTTTAGTCATTTTAACCTTTTTGCACACCCTAAATACGTTGTTGGGAACTTGCCCACCCATTTATTGATTCCTGGCTTCTCCCCTTTATAGTATTCTTGAGACTATCTTGATCCTTGTATATTAtcaataatactccctccgttctccAACAATTAAAAAAATGGAGAGATGAAAATTTCTCATCTATGTCCTTGTTATAGTCCATTTAAAAATAAACCTATAGTTCCAAATCCCCAACAAATACAACAGCTATCTTACACTCATAACACCTCTCAGGCTCTCATTGTGTCTCCAGCTTACTTCTCTGAACAGTTGGGTCCTCTCTTCTTTCCAAAGCGAACAAAATCAGTGACGAAATGTCTGTTATATTGCATCATCTTGTGAGCTCTACCTTTGGGAGACTTCTTCTTGTCCCAGCACGAGCTAAAGATCAGTGAACCAGTCCCATAATTGAAGACTTTGGATGGGCGGAACTTCTCTTGTGTTTTGCATTCGGAGGTCACTGATGACTATCACATGACATTCAACATCCAATTTAACATCacgtcttaaaaaaaaaatcacataagaACATCTGGAGTTCCCTTTTCCATGGGCGTAACTGGCTAGAAGGTCAACCTTACCATTGCGCCATGGCTCGGTGAAGGGTCTGTTACATTTGCGAATTAACACTAACTACTTCTCGGTCGTCTAATTTGGCTGTTAAATTTACTATCCATCCATGATGATTCCAGACGGATTCCAttagtttttctcttttttaatcTCAACTTAAAATGCTGCACCGATGGACTTATAATTCAAACTCCGCATATATTATAATCATTTTGTTTCAGTGATACTGATAAATAATAATCGGCAACCCAGGATTTTACTGTTGAAAACAAATGTAAGGTTACATTGTCTTTATTCTACCAAAAAAGAGAGGTGAATAGCAAGGGAGACATGCAAAAAAAATTTAGGAATGAGATTAGTTATACTGTTGCTGCTTTTGAACAGGAGCAAGGCTTTCAAACATTGTGAAAAAGTCGTAGTCCATGGTGCGCATTGTCTTTATTCTACCAAGAGGACGCATCATCAAAGCAGGAAGTCCAAGAATTTCAACCTTCtcgaatgtcttcttcttcctgtCGTAGTGATATATAGATACCAAATCTGTTGGCGCGTCGTGAGTTCTTCTTGCTTTTAGGATAATTATGTCTGTACTTGGAATGTGTATACTTTGTTGTAGACCGTATCTGTCCCAGTCTAGAGGAATCGAAATAATCTCCTCGCTCCAGTTTCCATTGAATATCCACAGTTTCACCTCAAAGTTACCAACTATTTGAAATATAGCAATGCATCCAtccacttctaacaattttattAGGCGAGTTTCCTCAAGTAAGGATTTCGCGATTGAAATCTCTCTGAAGGTCATTGACTTTGGAATCGGACAAGAGAAAATGTCAAGCGGCACCGGTGATCGGTACGTTGAAAAGAAGGCAATATTACCTCTCTTCTCTACCTTCTCCAATTtgttattttcttccctttttgccATTGAAAAGTCAGCTGAaatttttttcaagaaaaaaagtTAGATTCAGTTGGTTGCGTATTTTAAAATCCAAGAAAAACATTCAATCTTACCTTCTAAAAATCGTCGCAGAAGTTGCAGAGAAAGGCAGTTGATGGTATGAATATGAAAGAGAGATTATCTTATTTACATAAGAAATCTAAAGTCATCCACTAGCATAAACTTGTCTAATCCCGATCATTGACTTTGGAAAGATAAGTCTTAAAAAACTACTCTAAAGTGTACCTCGACCCACGTGTCTCTATACGTAGGCCAAATATTTCACCAGGTCCCAAAAATTTAATCCATAATTTAAAACACTCCgtgtttcaaaaaaaatgatacattttctttttctaatagcatatttttctgaattttttactTGACCAAAAATCTATTAATCACCCGGTATCAGAAATGTTTGTTGCGATCCTAGATTAGCACCATGAACCCACGACCCTCTCACTTAAATGTTGTCACTAGAGTTTTATTTTCAGTATACATGTTTATTTTTTTATAGGTTGGTACAGTGGTCTTTGGACTACCACTTCATCCGTTCATTTAAGAATTTTAGCTATTATAAGAATTTAAATCCCGACCTTCATGGTGGGAGTGGCATGAAAATCATCGGACCATTTAATGTTGTTGGTGTACATGTCAACTGTGGACGAAAATTTATTATGtggtcaaaaataaattttgtgaTACAAAAGCCACAATGAAACCGAAATTTAACTCGTAACCTCATATGTTTGCCGCCTGTTAATTACTGCTTGAACCAAATGGTTTACCATGACTCATCATTTGCATTGCGTTAATTGTCATGGAATAAACTACTATAGTTGCCTAACCTTGTCTACTATAGAAATACATTAATAAATCCAAGATTATATTTCAGAAATAATTTTCGATTTCCAGAATTCGAAAAGCAGAAAAGTAATTTAGGTTTATAATTTCAAAATGATTTCCTGAAATAAAAAGCAATAACTTTTCGTGTGTCCGCTGCTTTAAACGAGGAACAACATTTTTTCTTCTTGCATCTAAACGCGTTACAAGCACTTGGGAAAAATATAATAATAGATGTATAACACGAGTCAGCACCTTGGGCACTCAAAAATTCATACTGGGTCGTGCCATCTACGTGGCAGTAAACTTCACAGCTGGCGCGAATACCGCGGTATAAAAACTAgtggcaatatcacaatccaccGGCCACGGAGATCAaaagtaataaaataataattacttAACTGATTAACGCAGTTAAAATAGTTGTGGGCTTTAGCAATTAAAATAGTTGCCTGTAAAATAAATAGACATTAGCAATTTAGTGGACTTTGAGAGTCAAGGTCTTCTTCTAATGTTTCCATCATGAAGGAGATAAGATGGTGTAGTCGGATTACATCATGTAATTTGATAACATCACCACATATTGATCCATTATTGTTAGCAAAATATTAATATTATCATCAGAAACGGAAATAGTTAAAGAGTTTAGATTTCAGATTCTTTAAAGGACGGAACTGTTGTGGAAGGCTTTCATTGGCCTTTGGGGAAAATGTTAGGAAAATGACAGAACGCAAGCCAAATTCACACTACTTGAAGCTTGAAAGTCTTCCATAATGGTTCCGATGATATGGATCTAATTGATTTGGATTTCATCACTGCAGCCAGTTCAACCGTTTAGATCTATTCCGATTTGAAGTGGATCTGAGCGCTATTAGTGTTAGTTTGTTACTTCATTAgtaattttttgtttaatttttttaacaATTCCGTGCATAAGAAATATTTGAGACATGTATAACTGCAGACGTAAATTCGGCGGCCAAAAATAATGTGGAATGGTATTTGTACGTGTATAATTTGTTTCAGACGTATATAAATTCGGCACTATGCATGATTTTATGATCAATATTTGACGTATATGGCATCTATCTCCCTATGTGAGCTATTTTTCTAGTTTGCTTTCTCTTTTGCTTCCTCATCTAGGAAAGACATACGAACAACTTTTGCTAACACATAAGCCTAAGCAGATTTATCACGAACCCTATTATTATTTATATTAGCATAAACACAAGACGACTTTTACTTTTTCTTAAGACACCCTACCAAGGAGTCTGACGTTGCATATTTTCAAGTTGTCATAGTCAAAGATGATGTTATTCCTGCCTCGAGTATGAATAGCTTCGACAAGAGACCAATACTTGGCCTGATTTGCATTTCTTGTTCTTCTTAGCATCCTCTTCACATCTTCATCACCATGATCCAAACATGGAGTCTGACTTATCAAAAGCATCTTTCCAAATAAGATATTTTAGCGCTTTAGGAAAATCATCTGGTTCAATCTTATCTGACGACCTATAATCATCAGTGGCAATCCTTTCTTCCTTCTTCCCAACTTTAAGTATCCTATTATGTTTTTCCCATTTGCTTGATATTATGCAGATATACCCCATGCACTTGTCAATTGTAGTTTTTATAATATAAGTTCCATGATACGAGGCACCATCAAACTGTTATTGCAACCCATAAACTCAAACTAATTCCTACACATCACGCAAATATTGTCATGTTTATCCTTGGGTTTGCATCCATTACCAGAGCAGAAGTATGCAGGATTAAAAATCCCTGGAACTTCAAACGAATTACACCGGACATGGAGATCAGAACTCCCATGTCCCTATGCAAGTGCGACACCAGCCTTTATTCCCATGaatacttgataaaaaaaaaatcatttccaaaTTTTGAGAACTTGGCTGAAGCAACGATTGGCCTTGCGCGCTCATCGCTTAAAATAACTCCATATCCCCGTAGCCGTTTTTCTTACTATAATAACCATATACATAAATCCTAGTCTGAAGTGATGGCTTATCTAACACTTTCCATGAAGCAACCCAGTCATTCATGTGCAGCCGTTCACCATGAGACGTGCTATGACTGAAGCTGCAACTCTCCATACCAGAGGGACTTAATTCGTCGCCGTCTTCTGAGTGACAATAGTCTATAATACTCATCGAAGAGagagcatcttcttcttcttctgacttgaCATTCCCAACACCAGTATCATTACAAGACGCATGAGGACGATGTTTACTCCGACGCAGGAGGACAAAGCTTACTCCGATCAGAAGTACCCAAACGCAGATCCTCTGCGTCATACTCAAATCGTTCTGTTCGTGAACAAGCCTTGGTAGCATCGTCAGCAAAATTATCCTCAAACCCTAAGAAAACTTATCCTCTATGGAGTGAAGGACGGAGTCGGCCAGATTTTACCTAATAATGTGAGAAGAATTGTGGAAAAAGGTTACtttaaaggagatttttttttttataggacACATCTCTAGTTTCCGAATAAAACTCGGTTTCCTAAAACCCAAGTATATTTTAGAAAAAGGAGACCGAAACACAAAAACACAGTTTTATTCGCTTTAAATAAGATGGAATGGACACCAACAGTGCGCGTGTTACATAGGCCACAACCGCTAATGCATCTGGAATATCAAATGGTAGCAATTGTAACATGATGgaacaaaaagaaaacatagCATATGAGCACAAAAAACTttgtaacataaaaaaaaaagataaagaacgcAATGACAATAAAATGAGGTAGAATGCAGTTGTTGTTTGTTTGAATCCAAGGGGAAAATGCTCTGCAGGCACACACTTGATGTCAGTTACACCCACCACGATATGGACAAGCGACCTTTGTGAAATCTTTCTCCTTGAGTTCTTCATCATTAAGAAGATCCCGTGATGCTTTTACTTTCCTTGCCGGCGAATTTGTCCAAGTACCTGTTGAATTTTCAAATCTACTGTGTGTGATGCGGTTGAACACCTTTGGTTTCACCCTGTCGTCGTTCTCCGTTATGTTAACTGGGTCAATGTCGAACGTGAAGATGTCTCCATAAGGCCTGGCTGAGTGGGTAATGATCGGCAAAGATATGGGATCAACAGACACTGCAGCAAGATCTGAAGTCACAACAATGCTAAGTCCATCTGGACTGAAGAATGGATGGTTTACATGCCCCCCTAAATCATTTCCACTTGCTATCACTCTTACAACCACAGTCGGATCATTCGGATTCACCAGATACACAGCAAAGTATCCTGAGTCAAGACCATGGTCCTTTTCTGGTGTACCTGGAGGCTTATCACGATTTGACGAAAAAACTATCCAATTTCCTTTGGGAGACCATTGGCATTGTGTGTCAGTCCAATCCCCATCTGTTAGCCTTCTCGGCTTCCTTCCCTCCGTCACCCCTTTTACTGCGTCCATTATGTATAGATTCTTGTATCCGTCTCTTGTTGACCGATAGACTATGTGTTTCCCTGTTGCACACACATATTGGGAGTATTAAGTTAAAACAAGTATACAACCAGCAAACCATTTCATatcatataattaaaaaaaaaaattgagcctATTACCGTCTGGACTGCTTGATGGGAAGGCATTATTGAACCCATCTGTGAGTGGTTCAAGTTGCCGTTTATAATGGGACACCTTTTGGATGACGAAGATGTTTACCGTTTCAACAGCGCTGAAGGAAGGTCCGATGCAAACATACAGTTTGTCGCTCCTATCGTTTTGGTCCCAAACTGGCGAAAAAACACTGTTTTCATATAGCTGAAAAGAAAACCTCTATATCAGCAAAGAACAATGTAAACAAAATTACTCATCAGTATATGCTATACTCCCTCTAGTACCTCGCAAGCTATATTTAGCTTTCCTTTGTCAAGTACCCAGACAATTTTGAAATCATTGTCAACAAATGCAAGCCTGGATCCGTTCTTGGAAAATGTGGGAAATCCTCCGCCCACCCTGAATAGTCctatttccggatccggagaagTGACAATTTGAAACTGCCTTTTGATCTCTCCTTCGTCCTGCAATAATAACATACATTCATATCAGTGACATGATCTTAGGCTGCATCAGATGGCTGAAGACAAGAACTCAAACTGGGTAGTCAGTACGTTGTCGAGAGCTTCACTCGTGGAACGATGGTAGCCGATCCGCTTCCTATCACCACTCTTCGGATCCACTATCACAAAGGGATTGAAATGGTCAGTGGTTGGACAAGTTACTTGAGTGATTCGGATTGGCTCTTGTTCTTCTGCTGTGCAAAATATCTCGATATGTCGATATTGTGCTCCGTCATTGACATCACCGGCCTCTGAATTCCGGCGAATAGTTACGACAGCTACACTGGTGGCGTCAATGGCTGCCGGTGTGAATGCATCAATGTTGTCTGGGGTTACTGGAATAACACCACCATTGGCAATGTCAGCTCGGTACACACCCCAACGACTTTCACCCTTGCGATGGAAGAATATGATGTTGTCACTTCCCCAAGTCGGCCAACCCCCATTCTTTACAACCAACCTGCGATCATAAGGCTCCTCTACATTCATGACATAAATGTCAGTCCTTTGGTCTTCGATTGCTCCATCCCAACCTCCATTTCCCTCAAAAGACGCCACAGCTATCTTCTTTCCACACTTGGATACCGAGGGGCTCAAATCAGCATGATCTAATTTGATGCATAATTAATAAGAAGAGAATCAGAATTTAAATCAACAGAGGCATGATTTATGTAATTGTTATAGAAGGAGAGTAGGATTAGGAACCTCGTGGTGTGAGACGGCCGGTTTCTCCAGTCATTAGATCGGTCTTATAAACAGCAGTCCAAGGCTGACGACGTTCAGTAGCTCGTTCCTTGGTGCTGACATAGATAAGATGATTATCGGCAAAGCAACCAGTGTCTTCCATTCGAACACCATCGAAAGGTGATTTACGGAAAATATCGGCCAAGCTGTGGACTATTTCACTGGGTGGGTTGACGTCGTTCTGACGGATAGATATGTAAAGCAATTCAAGGTTGTCTCGTTCAGATACAAAAATCATGCCTGTGATACGACCCTTATCTACATCATCCTTGGTGCGATAGCCGGTCAAACTTGTATAGGTGAAAATTTTCATAAGGGCTTCAGGTGGGATCTGGGCGCCGCTGTAATTGTAGGAGTTCCCATCAGTCATGCTAAGTTCATCTCGACTCGATGTTGGTGGAATCGGGCAAGAAAATATGTCAAGCGGCACAGGTGGTCGATAAGTTGAAAAGAAGGCAATGCTACCTCTCGTCTCTACATCTACCTCCTCCATGGGCAGTTTGTTATCTTCTTCCTTTCTTGCCTGCGAAAAGTtgcctgattttttttttcaagaaacAGAAAGAAATTAGATTCAATCGGTTACTAATCTTAAAAGTCAAAAGCTATGAACCTTTCCAagaatgaaatggagagaaatcgGTTACCTTATAAAAATCTTggtggaagttgcagagaaatgGAGAGATTATCTTTCATTATATAAGAATGAAAGTCATCCACTAGCATTGACTTTAGAAAGATAAGTCTTGAAATACTACTCAAGCAGTATTAAGGAAACATTATTGGAGATGTGTCGTCATTTACAGTAGACATGGTTAAACTGATCAGTAAGATAAATTTACGATCTCAAGGGACCTTGAGTGGTGGTGTCTAAACTATAGTATTATGATTCAGACAACACCAGCAAAGAGGGAATTAAGGATCCCAATGCAAACCAAGACAGGACATTTCAACAAACACTTAGGGAGCAACTGTGTAGACGAACCATTTTAAGGAGGTTGAAATGTCACCTCTCTCCACCGGAAGTAGTGAAGTAGCATTTCTCCACCACCGGATGTAGTGAAGTAAAAACACGGACTGCGGCTTTGGGACGTTTGGTGAAAAAACTTTGGGAACTATGTGGACGGTTGAGGTTCCATCTTAGATGTGTAGCAGAATTTATAAGTCAAATAGTATGTCGTGCCTGCAAAGCTTTTTTCCGCTTTTGACACTATTAAGGCCAAGACTGTAAAGCTACTTTTCTTCTTATCTTCCATCCAAAGTGAGAAAGTGTGAGGGAAACAAAACTTTGGCCAGATTTCATATTTGGCCCGAAAAATCACGAGGTAAAGCAATTAGAAGAGTCCGAGAGTGCGGGTTTTTAATTTGAATACGtgtcaaaatattaaaaggagtCACGTATAAAATATATGTGGTCTGCCCATATCTTAATCCGAACATATTTAAACAACCGATAATTTcccttcttttattattttttatttagtatAACGTCAATTCAATACAGCGATCCACTGTTTGTATTTAATATAATTAATCCCTTACATTGAGAAATGGtatcttacttttttttttattttcaagttAGATTTCATCACTCACTTAGGTCTATTTTCTATAACCAGTAAAATATTTAGGCATTAATCTAACTTTCGGAATAATATTATTCAAGTAATTAGTTTATCCTCCATAAGATTTATTCTTAAGATAAAATAGgatttagattagattagattaatcATAGTGGCCAAATTAGGCACAATAATGTATTTGGAAGGATTTACTCGTTCTATAAGATTGGGTCTTAGTACTAGTGTAGTGTGCGCGGACAATTAGAATGCATCACCATCGTGCTTAATGCATTTTAAAGTAGGATATGATGTGCTCCAAGCCTCTAAGTTGTACCAAGTGAAATTCTTCCGGAGGATAACTAAATCTAGTATCTAAACCAATGAATAAATTCACATCCTCATCTTACATAACCTAATCAAAAGTACATAACACTTAGCTGTATGgtaaaaaaattattattctctatataataacagagtTTTTTAAATCGTT
This window encodes:
- the LOC113341299 gene encoding uncharacterized protein LOC113341299, with amino-acid sequence MEEVDVETRGSIAFFSTYRPPVPLDIFSCPIPPTSSRDELSMTDGNSYNYSGAQIPPEALMKIFTYTSLTGYRTKDDVDKGRITGMIFVSERDNLELLYISIRQNDVNPPSEIVHSLADIFRKSPFDGVRMEDTGCFADNHLIYVSTKERATERRQPWTAVYKTDLMTGETGRLTPRDHADLSPSVSKCGKKIAVASFEGNGGWDGAIEDQRTDIYVMNVEEPYDRRLVVKNGGWPTWGSDNIIFFHRKGESRWGVYRADIANGGVIPVTPDNIDAFTPAAIDATSVAVVTIRRNSEAGDVNDGAQYRHIEIFCTAEEQEPIRITQVTCPTTDHFNPFVIVDPKSGDRKRIGYHRSTSEALDNDEGEIKRQFQIVTSPDPEIGLFRVGGGFPTFSKNGSRLAFVDNDFKIVWVLDKGKLNIACELYENSVFSPVWDQNDRSDKLYVCIGPSFSAVETVNIFVIQKVSHYKRQLEPLTDGFNNAFPSSSPDGKHIVYRSTRDGYKNLYIMDAVKGVTEGRKPRRLTDGDWTDTQCQWSPKGNWIVFSSNRDKPPGTPEKDHGLDSGYFAVYLVNPNDPTVVVRVIASGNDLGGHVNHPFFSPDGLSIVVTSDLAAVSVDPISLPIITHSARPYGDIFTFDIDPVNITENDDRVKPKVFNRITHSRFENSTGTWTNSPARKVKASRDLLNDEELKEKDFTKVACPYRGGCN